CAGCTGCTTAGGGCAGGGGTAGGACCAGACTCTACGGAAACCTTTAACTTGGGTGTTGTTGCGCCCCCTGGTGCCAGCTGAGCGCAGAGGAAGGGCGGGCTGGGGTCCTGAGCACTGGAGCAGGTGCCGCCTCCCGTGGCCGCCCTCCGCATACTCACCCGCAAGGGCACATAAGCGCACCGCCTCTGATAAAAGTCATGCTGGGTTTGGGGACAGGGGACTTACTTGTGCCACTTATTTCTACAACGACAGCAGGATTGGAATCAGAACGTCAGGGGTGGAGGAGAAGgtcccctccctgagcccagggGCCCCAACTCACATGTACCGGAGGAGGCCCTGCACAGCTGTTTCCCACTGTGCCGATGACCTGTGGGGACACGGGGCGTGGAGACGGGGCGCCCCAAATCCAGAACTCAGGGCCTGCCGAGGGGCTACCACCCCACCCGACCCCAGTGGAGACAGGCCAGGGAGGAACAGGGAGGGTCCCAGGAGAGCCTCAGACCCACGGGCACAGGGCCCTTGCTGGTCACCACCCGAGCCTGAGCCCTACTCGCAGTTGTAGCCAAAGCAGACGACGTGCGAGTCCGTGCAGTTGGTACAGGAGATGGTCTCGTACTGATAGATGCCTGCAACACAGGAGAGGCGGCCGCAGGCTCCCCCCGCCTCGGCCTCCAGGGCTGCCACCACCGCTGTGCCCCACGGACCGGGCAGGGGCTCACTCACCACAGTGACGCTGACAGTCGATGCGGCCTGTGTGGGGACGAGGGCACTGACGGCActtgtcccccgcccccacctaccctttttattatttttaattttttttttagtgtttttgagagagagagcacgagtaggggagggacagagagagacggagacacagaacccgaagcaggctccaggctccgagctgtcagcacagagccggacgcggggctcgaactcacgaaccatgagatcatggtctgagccgaagtcgacacCTAACCGGCTGATCCCCCCCCAAGCGACCCCCGACCCAGCCTTCTTGCCCTGCCAGAGGCTCACCTAGGGTTAGGCTGGCTCTCAGCCTGGGAGGAGGGTAGCGGCCCTACTCAGCCGCTTCTCCAGGCTGacaggctgggggagggctggAGTTTATCCAGGCCGCCTGCTGGTGCCCACGGGAAGGAAGGGCCCCTGCCTCAGGGAgctgcccttccttctctctgttggGAGCCGGCTGCACTGAGCCAGAAGCCCCAGTCCTGTCACGCCAGCCTCTGCCACCCCCTGGCCGGGGCCCCTGGCTCCGGAGGGACTTCTGAAATACCCCCGCGGCGCTCCCCAAGCCCTTCCTTTGCTCACTTTCGATGATTGCATTCTGGATGAGGTGCACCTGCTCCCGAAAGATGGCTCGCAGCTCGTTGGGGAAGTACCCTGTGGGGGTAGGCAGGAGGGAGGTCAGGCTCCGGCGCTGGGCGGAGGGGAGCTGTCTCGGTGTCCCACGCGCGCGCGGCGCCCGCCCCCTTACCGGGGAAATACATCTTCCCCTGGTACAGCTGATCCATCTTCCGGTACACGGCGTTCGCCACTTGGTTCAGCTTCTCCCGGGCTGGAGGCCGGAGAGGGAGGCCGGTGAGCTGCGCGGGCCGGAGTCAGGCCGGGGTCTGGCGGGAGTCTGGCCGGGCCGGGGGGCGCGCCCGGGCGGGGCCCCGCACTCACTGATCTCCGCGGGGATGGCCAGATGCAGCTCCTTCATCGTGTCCTGGCTCCAGTCGCTGAGCAgcgagcccgacacggggatgTCGCCCACCCACCAGGACTTGAGATTCACGTGATGGCGGTAGAAGGAGAACTTCTCCGAGAAGTTGCCGTGACAGTGCAGGCAGCCGCGGGCCAGCGCCGCTGTCAGGCCGAGGCACAGCAGCAGAGCCATggcccgccccgcccgccgcccgccaaCCAACCAACGGCGCCTCCCGCGCCACGCCCCCAGCGCCGGCCTCGCCCGCGCAACGGACAACTGGCTGCACCGGCCCCgcctccggccccgcccccacgccgCGCCCCATGCCTACGCGCACggcacgcgcacgcgcacgctcTTCCTTCTGGGCTGGCCCTGTCTCGCGGACCCGCTCGCGCTCCTGGCACTGCGCCAGCTCCGCCGGTCGGCCTTGAGCCCCGGGCCAATGACGTCACCGCCCGTTTCCGGTTGCCCGGCAGCAGAGAGCGCAGCGGCGGGGAGcattcccctccccccgctctaGGCCTCGCCCCCTTCGGCTCCGCTTCCGGGGAGGCCTAGGCCGGTAGCGGAAGTGGACCTGGctgggcggggcggcgggggcgggccgtGGGCGCTGTTCCTCCTGGGCGGCGGAGGGGACCGGACGGAAGACGCCGGACGCGGGGCAGGCGCGAGACCCGCTCGACCGGTGGGGGCGTGAGACCGCAGGTGGGTCCTCCGAGGGGCGGACGCGGGCGGCGGGGAGGCCGGGTCCCTGGGGAGCGGCGGACGCGGGCGGCGGGGAGGCGGGGTCCCCGGGGAGCGGCGGATGGGAGAGGTACGATGGGCGTGAACTTTTGCATATCGCACACCCCGCGAGTCCACTTGCACTTTCTGGTTGTGGACTTGATTCTGGACACATGGTCCCGGCCAGCTGCTTCCTCATTCCTGCCTTCTTCCACCCCACACAAAGTTCGGGGGCTCCTATCGGCCCGGTTACAGGTTCAGCGGGGAGTGGTAACAAAGGTCCCAGGCCTGGCCAACATCAGGACAGGGCCCTGCAGTCTCCCCCAGGTCCTGACCCCCGTGCTTCCGAGTTGACTGCTCAACCCCTGCGCCTGCGTGTTTAGGGTCGCCTGGCGGGTGGTCTGTAATCTACAGATTACCAGTGGGGGGCAGCAAGTGGAAGTTCCCGCTCCCCCTGCCCCATTCGGGCgcccgcctcctcccctccctgctggggGCACCCACCTCAGACAACAGCCATGCATCACTCCAGTCTCCCCACACGTGGCTTCCTCTCTCATTCACCCCTCGGGCGCCCCGTGCCACAGCCGCTGGCCATGTGTGGCCAGTGTGCACTTGGAACGTACCTCGTGCAAACTGGGGTGTGCCGCACGTGCCAAATACAAGTCTTGGAGACAAAGTATGTTTAACAGCAAAGAGCAAAATGGGTCTGTGACGTTTTCTGTGTCCGTCAGGTGTCGAGATGGTATTTGGCATTTTGGGGCTAAATGCCATACGGTATTAACGGCGGCTTCACCTGCTTCCTTTCACTTTTTCGCTTTTCACTGAGGCTCCTGGAAAATTTGAAACTATGCCTGTGGCAGATGTCACATTTCTAGTGCTTTTTCTGACATTCTGTCCGCAGATGTGTGTCCAACTCCCGTTCCCCAGGATTCGTTGTCCTCTGCGGCTTTAGGTGTTTCCTAAATAGAGTAAACTACTGGAGGATTTAACCAAATGCTTGGTGGATCGTAATCGAATCAACCTTACTCATAATTTTAAGtcgagtttatttttttagagcagctttaggcTCACAACAAAACTGAGTGGAAGGTACAGGAAATTCCCATAGACTCCCTTTCCCCATAAACGCACCGGCGGCCCCATTATCGACATCCCCACCCAGCACCGAACGTGACGAACCACGGTCCACAGCGGACACGAGGTCACTCCTGGTGCGGCACACCCCGTGGGTTCGGACGAATGTCACGGACACCTGCCCACCACCACGGTGTCGTCCGGAGTAGACCCACCGCCCTGAAATTCCCGTGCTCCTCCCattcaccctcccccaccccggcagcCGTGCCTCCGTGGTCCTGCCTCGTCCAGAACATCCTGGACTGGGAACCACCCCGTGTGTCGCCTCCTCAGCCTGGCTTCTGTCACCGAGTGCTGTGCGTCTGAGGCTCCTCCGTGTCTCTGTGCGGCTCGATGGCTTACTTTTTACTTGAACTTTCATGAAGGACAGAGCGCCGTTACCAACTTTACCCCGCACACCGCCCAGCATGGTTCGAGTACCAGACGCCCTTAGTAACCTGACGGGTTGAATTCTAGGTGcgcctccctctgtctcagcaGAAGCAAAAGTGGTTATTTTAGTCCCTCAGGGGCTTCTCAGAGATGCCAGTGCAGTTCCTGAATCTTTTCTGAACAGTTTTAAGTCTCTTTGTTTCGTACGTACAAATGCCCCAAAGCCAAGACAGCTCAGTGAAAAGTCAGCCTTTAATCATGTTTCCGGGCactgctctcccttccccagcaCTTCATAAAGTGGGGGTTTTACAAAAATTCCCCAGGCAGCCGGCTTAGAAGTTGGGCTTTTACTCTGGGAAGTTTTAGACACGCCCCAGCTGGAGGGCCCTGTTCCTGATTTCCTAGAATTTCGAGGTCCGGATTGCTTAAGCGAAAAAGGGGAATCCAACGTCAGAAGCCAGATTCTGGGAAGGAGACGGgcgtttctgtgtctcctgagTTCAAAATAAGACATCTGTGACTGGGTCACTCTGGGGGTGTGCGGGCGCTGTGGGGGCTGAGCACCGTTCCAGGCCCCCGTGCTCGATGCCAGGAACACCCCAGTCGTGACGGCCACAGACGTCTCCAGACATGGCCCACTGTCCCTGGAGCTGGAGCGGCCCCAGGCGAGACCCTGGCACAGCTGGGAGCTAGGCACAGCACCCTGGAGAGAGCGCCACCTGTGAGTGGACGGGCCTGGCCTGCTGTGGACGCACTGTGTCCGTTTCAGACCAGGGTCTTCTCAGAGTCCATTCCACATCCTGAGCATCCTGACGTTAAAAGGAAGCTTGGTATGCCAGCTAGCGGAGTCTGCGTCGGGACGGGAGCGGAGCGGCTTCCCCTGCTGACCTGCGGGCCTCTGCTCAATGAAAGGGCCCCTTGAAACCTCAGGCGGAGGCCTAGAAGGAAGAGGCGTGGCTCCTGAGCAGACAGCCACCCCTGGTCTCTGTCACACTGTGCTTTCTGTCCCCAGGGGACACGGTTTCATCACAGTCCTTGTATATCTGCCTCTGTGGCGGGAGAGGCCCAGCGTCCGCGGCGGCCCCAGTGCACCCAGCACCCCCCAAGCGCTGGCAGTGGGCGCGGGAGTCCTGGGCTCAGATCCCCGGCCCGCCTCCTACTTGCCCTACGATCTGCCCCTCAAAGCTCCAGGAAgggcccttcctgcctctcccagctcctgggggTCACAGGCCATCCTGGGCGTCCCTCGGCTTGCCGACGCATCCACGGTCACATGGCCAACTTCTCCGAGTGTTTGTCCGGATTTCCCGGTTCTCGTAAAGATGTGTGTCCTTGGATTTAGGGCCACCCTGTCCGGTATGACTTCATCTTGACATCTGCAAAGATTCACTCACAGGTGCCAGTGGTTAGGGCTTGAACATCCGTTTGGGGGGGACACGATTCCACCCATGATAGATggatggggagtgactgctgatgGGCAGTCTTTTGAGGTGATGGGAacgttctggaattagtggtgatgatTGCGCTATTCTACGATCTTACTAAAAACCGTTGAATTGTGTACTGTAAGTTACTTACGTGTGAACTATATCACAATTGGTTAAACCATAAAAGAACTACCGGGAGGGCGGGAGTATATAGAACCCCTCGATGGCACCCGGCCTGGAGTGATCTCTGCAAACCACTTCCTGCAGGACAAGTTGGGGAACTTGGCCCCGAAAACAAAGACATGAGGGCTGGATGCCAGCAAAGCCGCACaccctgggggggcggggggctggggccACCTTTGTGTGAGTCCTGCAGGACGGCAGGTGGCCTTCCCACTCAGCCAGCGGTGGGGACACTGAGAAGACAGCGCCGGGGGGTGTGGCCtttgacaggacagagcctgggcTTCCAGCACCTTCCAGCCGAACCTCAGCCGCTGGGCCGGAGCCGGGGTTTGCTGATCTGGAACATACGGGACCGACCTCTGAGGCTGGGGCTCGTTTGTGTGGAGCCCCAGCTCCAGGGCAGGGTCCCCTTAAGGGCGGCATgtcagggccagggccagggcggGGTGTGGGGGCACCGGAAGGAAGCGGCAGCCGCAGCTCTGGGCCTCTGCGAGGCGGGGGGGAAGGGGATGCTTAGAGGGACTGTGTTGTGTTTGGTTTTCAGAATAAAAgggggggtgaggagggtgtGCGTAGGGGCGGGGGAGTTTGTCGGCTTACCTTCCTCAGTCTAGAAGTTTCTGAGCACCGCCACATCTCGTCTGTGGGAAGCACCAGGACAGCCCCCGGAGCCTTTAGCACCGaatcccctgccccaccctcccctgcgCCAACCGCGGAGGTGTTCCGGGAAGAGCTGGTAATGGGACcaggggcggcggtgggggggctCCCCCGGCACCCTGGGCTCCTGCCGCCCCTCAAGGCAAAGGCACCTTCTGGGGGCCGCCGCCCCTCGGCGGGGGGTCAGGaggggggtgcatgtgttcctgaGAGAAAGCTGTTtgcttttgaggggaattctacCATCAGGGAAGTTTTTTAGGAAATCATTGCTTCCACTTAAAAAACCTTCCCACTTCCTGAGAAGAGACGAAAGCAGGCAGGAGCCCTGTAAGCCCCCcactgccctgccccgccccaccttCCAGAACCATCCCCGTGTGCGTCTGGTCCGTGGCACGAAGGCGTGCAGACAGACCACCGTCCTGCAGTACCCCTGAGGCCGCACTCCCATGTCACAGGGCGTGCTTCTGTCCTGTGTCCCCAGGTGACAGGGTCTCAGCTTAAACTCCCAGAGCCATCCTCGGGAGGCCCCAGGTAAAAAGCGACAACAGGGCACTGGCGGGCTGTGTTTCTCTCGCCCCCCCGGGATTGCTGTCCGGGGCGTAGCTTAGCCGCGGTGAATAAGGAGCCGGGGAATCAGGCGACCCACAGGAGGGGCTGCGGTGGCCCCCGTCTGGGTGGACATAACCCCCACCCTGTCTCCTCAAGCGGAAGGGAGTCTGCAGGTTGAAGACAGACCTCGAACGAGGAAGTATTTAAGCCGCGTCGTCAGAGGAGCAGAAGGTGGCCCACGGGGGATTCCTGTCCCTTGACCTGTCCCCAGAGGGGCCTGAGAGCGGCCAGGTTTGCAGCTCGACCCCCCCTGGGCAGGTGTGCAGGCCGCTTGGGCGTTACTGGGCGTAGGCGGGGAGCGGGTTCCGCACCGGCGTGTCCAGCACAGGCCCACCAGGGGCACACGGCCGGTCTGACAGAGGGTCGGGGTGGGTGTGGCTGCGCCCTGTCCTCTGAGGCACCACCTTCCCACCGCCCAGCCCCTCCCGCTGGAACCAGGGAGGGCCGGCTGCCCCGGCCACACCGGTTCTGTGCTGGCTTCACAGGGCTGCAGCGGGGACCGGCCCCAGCCTGGAGGGGGGGCTGGCACTGGCTTTGGGTTAGGCCGGCAGAGGCCGAATAATGGAGAGGGGGCCCGCCGTGGCGGCACGCAGCCGGGCAGAAAGGGTGGTGGCTTCACCCACAGCCCAGGGGTCCCACTGTGGCCCCTCCCCCTACCCGCCGCCAGGATGGAAACTCCGACCTAAGTAATTGTTGACCAGGCAGTACGGAGACATGGTCTTCTAATCCAGGGTCTCGCCCGAGGTGACTCGGCCCCCAGGGGACCCTGGTCACGACGGGGGGCGGGGATGCCACCCCACAGTGCCCCAGGGAGACCCGGTCGGCCCGCTGTCGGTGCCGCACTGCTTGGGGGTGACCGTAAAGCCGAACCCACCAAGGTGGCCGGGAGCGTCGATGGTGCCAGAGCCCCCGGGCCACC
This DNA window, taken from Neofelis nebulosa isolate mNeoNeb1 chromosome 4, mNeoNeb1.pri, whole genome shotgun sequence, encodes the following:
- the IZUMO4 gene encoding izumo sperm-egg fusion protein 4 isoform X3 codes for the protein MALLLCLGLTAALARGCLHCHGNFSEKFSFYRHHVNLKSWWVGDIPVSGSLLSDWSQDTMKELHLAIPAEITREKLNQVANAVYRKMDQLYQGKMYFPGYFPNELRAIFREQVHLIQNAIIESIYQYETISCTNCTDSHVVCFGYNCESSAQWETAVQGLLRYINKWHKQDDHTRTTPAFLMSPSFTCLEPPHLANLTLENASECLTQH
- the IZUMO4 gene encoding izumo sperm-egg fusion protein 4 isoform X1; the encoded protein is MALLLCLGLTAALARGCLHCHGNFSEKFSFYRHHVNLKSWWVGDIPVSGSLLSDWSQDTMKELHLAIPAEITREKLNQVANAVYRKMDQLYQGKMYFPGYFPNELRAIFREQVHLIQNAIIESRIDCQRHCGIYQYETISCTNCTDSHVVCFGYNCESSAQWETAVQGLLRYINKWHKQDDHTRTTPAFLMSPSFTCLEPPHLANLTLENASECLTQH
- the IZUMO4 gene encoding izumo sperm-egg fusion protein 4 isoform X2 is translated as MALLLCLGLTAALARGCLHCHGNFSEKFSFYRHHVNLKSWWVGDIPVSGSLLSDWSQDTMKELHLAIPAEITREKLNQVANAVYRKMDQLYQGKMYFPGYFPNELRAIFREQVHLIQNAIIESRIDCQRHCGIYQYETISCTNCTDSHVVCFGYNCESSAQWETAVQGLLRYIQDDHTRTTPAFLMSPSFTCLEPPHLANLTLENASECLTQH